The Paraburkholderia sabiae genome includes a region encoding these proteins:
- a CDS encoding alpha/beta hydrolase, producing MKTSVQTILNEGDGHAVLMLHGLSSSPLELRYLARFLNDEGFTTCVPVLEGYTAGSQEQAMEQWLDAATREFDALAARYERVSICGLSIGAALALALVHRRPQAQAVALLSLTLAYDGWAIPWYRFLLNWAYYSPLRSRYRYRESAPYGLRNDALRAKIARAMERDDFSEVGPSTISLPALHEASRLAACVRSQVRGIRNDCLIVHAIDDETSSPRNPRYIASSIGSTFLRTIWLDDSYHMITSDNEREIVARETALFLRESELTSRTGDAGGKPVVSKALARRLRQLAAMGKGRA from the coding sequence ATGAAAACCTCCGTCCAGACGATCCTCAATGAAGGCGACGGCCACGCCGTGCTGATGCTGCATGGCCTTTCCAGCTCGCCGCTGGAATTGCGCTATCTCGCACGCTTTCTGAATGACGAAGGCTTCACCACCTGTGTGCCCGTGCTCGAAGGCTATACGGCCGGCTCGCAGGAACAGGCGATGGAGCAATGGCTCGACGCGGCGACGCGCGAATTCGACGCACTGGCCGCGCGCTACGAGCGGGTGTCGATCTGCGGGCTGTCGATAGGCGCAGCGCTCGCCCTCGCGCTCGTGCATCGCCGGCCGCAGGCGCAGGCCGTCGCGCTGCTGTCGCTGACGCTCGCCTACGATGGCTGGGCGATTCCGTGGTATCGCTTCCTGCTGAACTGGGCGTACTACTCGCCGTTGCGTTCGCGCTATCGGTATCGCGAGTCGGCGCCTTATGGACTGCGCAACGACGCACTGCGCGCCAAGATCGCCCGAGCGATGGAGCGCGACGACTTCAGCGAAGTCGGTCCGTCGACGATCTCGCTGCCCGCCCTGCACGAAGCGAGCCGTCTCGCGGCATGCGTGCGTTCGCAGGTGCGCGGCATCCGCAACGATTGCCTGATCGTTCACGCGATCGACGACGAAACGTCGAGCCCGCGCAATCCGCGTTATATCGCTTCGTCGATCGGTTCGACGTTCCTGCGCACGATCTGGCTCGACGATTCCTATCACATGATCACATCCGACAACGAGCGCGAAATCGTTGCGCGCGAAACGGCGCTCTTTCTGCGCGAAAGCGAACTCACGAGCCGAACGGGCGACGCGGGCGGCAAGCCCGTCGTATCGAAGGCGCTCGCGCGGCGGCTTCGGCAGCTTGCAGCAATGGGTAAAGGACGCGCCTGA
- a CDS encoding DUF4118 domain-containing protein — MQVQNARRWAPRGPRRWIAAIAALCIASFVRILLHPLLGPVMPGTAFAIAAVLIEYYFGLAPALTVMLAGLCIADYLFVPPYAVVSVINRSDVLFVISYPLVALVVITLVERLRRAQFRAELITSVAQSRYEMLLRHDNDRMLARRAVDETHRLLRHLSQHSNSFVLIQALERTPAWAGNDDAAGSATGSSSATHAVALPPAEIAPGPRFDDVEPEDARRLSNALWPGRHRVRLRRSAASAHTTAAGANSATDDSATQLVDCVCERFTTHAGDFLVLRIGD, encoded by the coding sequence ATGCAAGTCCAAAATGCCCGACGCTGGGCGCCCCGAGGGCCTCGGCGATGGATCGCCGCGATTGCCGCGCTATGCATAGCGAGTTTCGTGCGAATTCTTTTGCACCCGCTGCTCGGTCCCGTGATGCCGGGTACTGCATTCGCCATTGCGGCAGTCCTGATCGAATATTACTTTGGCCTTGCACCCGCGCTGACGGTAATGCTCGCGGGCCTCTGCATCGCCGATTACCTGTTCGTGCCGCCTTACGCCGTCGTGAGCGTCATCAATCGCTCGGATGTGCTGTTCGTCATCTCGTATCCGCTCGTCGCGCTCGTCGTCATTACGCTGGTCGAACGGTTGCGGCGCGCGCAGTTTCGCGCCGAACTGATCACGTCGGTTGCGCAGTCGCGCTACGAGATGCTGCTGCGCCACGACAACGACCGGATGCTGGCGCGCCGCGCCGTCGATGAAACCCATCGGCTGCTGCGTCATCTGTCCCAACACAGCAATTCGTTCGTGCTGATTCAGGCACTGGAGCGTACGCCCGCGTGGGCCGGAAACGACGATGCCGCAGGCTCGGCGACGGGCTCTTCAAGCGCCACGCATGCCGTCGCGCTTCCGCCTGCCGAGATCGCACCCGGTCCGCGTTTCGACGACGTCGAACCCGAAGATGCACGCCGCCTTTCGAATGCATTGTGGCCGGGGCGGCATCGCGTGCGGCTTCGCAGGTCGGCCGCGAGCGCGCACACAACAGCCGCGGGCGCGAACAGTGCAACGGACGACAGCGCGACGCAGCTCGTCGACTGCGTGTGCGAGCGCTTCACGACGCACGCCGGCGATTTCCTCGTGCTGCGCATCGGCGACTGA